The following is a genomic window from Nicotiana tabacum cultivar K326 chromosome 3, ASM71507v2, whole genome shotgun sequence.
TGAACAAGGTATTGGGATGGCCTGGCTGAGTATTGGGGGTTTTGCGGGGAAAAGTAATGTTTaggtggattatatggagcttgggagTAGGTTTGAGGTCGGGGTCGAGGATGGGTGTACTGATGAGGTGAACCTCTCTAGCCATGCCATGATCCGGAGACAACCATAGCGacatcttccttcttcttcttgcctaGCAAACTTCCGGTACCACTCTGGAttgcctgagtggttgcttttatagcagaatagctcatgatcttacTCGACTTGAGCCCCTCTTCCACAATTTCTCCCATCTTCACCATATCATTGAAATACTTACCAATGGCTGAGATCAAGTGGCCATAGTAAGTGGGCTCCAAGTCTTGAAGAAAGTATTTAACCATCTCGTCCTCTTCCATCGGAGGATTGACTcgtgcagcttgttccctccatcggaacccatattctctaaagctttcactgggtTTCTATTCCACCTTGGTCAGAGATAGGCGGTCTggaacaatgtctatattgtaccgAAAGTGCCGGacaaaggcctgagccatattgtcccaggtgtaccacctgctggcgtcctggcgggtgtaccattctaaagctgccccactcagactttggctgaagtGTGCCATCAGTAATTTGTCTTTTCCCCCGGtgcctctcattttactgcaataaccTCTCAGATGAGCTACAGGATCCCCATGtccgtcatacaagtcaaacttgggcatcttgaacccgacAGACAATTGGACATTggggaacaaacacaaatccttataggccacactcacttgGTTTCCCATTCCTTGCATATTTCTCAATGATTGCTCCAGACTCTAtaccttcctaaacatctcttcttgctctgcgttcttgggtggtttgtcagtttcaacatgaggctcaaattGGGGAGTGTAAGAGTAAGGATCTgggactttgaaggtgggctccggtgCATAGTAGTAGGCATCTGTAGTGGGGAATGCGAGCCCACTAGAGGATCGGTGGAGGGTAGCTTGTGGAGGGGGTACAAAAATAGGAGCAGATGTTGGATCAGGGTACGAGGTTATTTTGGCTGGCGGAGCATGAACAGTTTGGGCTGAAGTGTCGGGGTAGTTGTGGTAAGGGGTAAAGCCAGGTGCGTGTTGTGGGGAAAGATCAATAGTATTGGGCATCTGGGATTGAGAGAGTGGTGGAATGGAAGCAGGGTTTTCTATGTAGTTGGTAGGGAACGAGGGTGGAGGGTGGAGGGTGTCCCTTAatccaggcttgatacatttctgTCATCTGATGCTTCAACCTCCGGACCTCCTCTTGCAGTTCCGATTCCAACTCAACAATCTCCCTTGGTGGGTCTACAACTCCAGTGTCTGTTTCCTTACTAGCCATGACTGTTTGAcgctttgatcgggtgttgtatggatgacttgccaggatgccaacaaacGAACCACCTTCCTGAAACTGATAGAGATAACAGAggacaacaacacaaaaccaccATGTTAGCGTTAAAGCATTTatcaaataataatatcacattACGTGAAATGCACCTAGCAATGATTAATGATTCTAAAATGGCTTTGAGGGTCGCAgggtcatatggcatcatcccaaCTTGCTCATTTCaatcctttcttctctttcttttccaacacctcttatcactcttttctttttctttctccttttattttgaaccaaaaatgatttgaacccgatgtaggttgcctacgtatcatgtccctcatgaatcagaccaagcgtagttctggaaaagtgatggaaaataaactaaaaacaaaatcttttttgggatttttcatttaaaaactTTTCGATATTAAAATACAATAAGAAGTGTGATAATGAAAAACCTGACAGACTCAACTACACTACGACAAACTTTGACACTACCTAAAGGACTTAGTACTTCTAGTCAAGACACgaaagtaaaagacaacataaGACGATCTCAAAACACCTAGATAGAATGAATCCTCAAGCTGCTCTTGAATGCGATGATCCTGGCTGGGATGATCCTGGGTTGTCcatcatgctcaaactctgtaaCATGCCTCGTAAAGAAACATCGATGCTGGGAATAAAGGCCCTGGCGTGTGCCCTCGCATCCTGAAGTCCGACCCTAAACAAATACTGGCCATGCTGCTCCATGTTTGCTGCCAATCCCGCTAACTGAGACTTTATCAACTCAAGCTTATCCCAGGGATCTTGGTCCGATGCCTCCTCAAAATCATCTATCTGAATTGCCCGCCCCCTAAGTTGTGCTGGCAATGGGGTGCTGACCCCTGGCGGGACGGACTGTAACCAAATCAAGTACTCCTGAGTACACTCGGGCCTGCCAACGTCCTCTACTAATGtatttttcttcatcctctttgCATTGTTCCAGTATTGCACATACTTGATTTCATCAGCCGCCTTTTTGCTAAAATTTATGATGTGCCTCCGAAGATTCAAAGTTGGAGGATCCTCTTATCTTCTGCCCAATTGCCGCATTACCCTAATGGGAGTATATAATCAGACACACTTAAGTCCTATCAGCATCAGGAAAGGCAGCATGAGGCACCCTACCAAGATATCATCCAAAGGTAGCCAAAGGTAAGCCCACAAAACATTCCCATTTGTCCTCAAAACAAGGAACTCAATCCAAGCCGTGACGCCTACTGGGTACGTAAACCTAGCAGATTTCATCCTACGTTCGATGCATATCACCCGATCCCTTAAGGCACGGTCGATGGGACAAAGTAAGGAAGCGATGTGCAAATGATCCATCATCCACAACTGTAGCAAAAGGTTACTTCCCTCAAAATATCTGACACCTCCCTTAACCTCACTCAGGGCTCGGTACAACTCTGCTAAGATCATCGGCACAACGGTAACGGTTTTGCGTTGTTTCTCATGAAATAGTGCCATTACCACTGACTGTAGACGGGTGCTAATGTGCCTCTCATCTAATGGAAAATCCAATAATCCCAACAAAGCAAGTCTGAAAGCTTCGAGGCGATGTCTTTGCCACTTTGCCTTGGTTGTGCAGAACTCATCCCAAAAGACGTCAAAACTATCCTGTGGTCCAAATCTAACAAACAAATAATCCAAGGATATCCAGGACTGCTCGAGACATTTTAAATGCTTATTATCTTTCAGGCCCAGGTCGCTGAGGAATCTTGTCCTAGAGTAGTCTCGGGGAAGTATCATGTCCTTGCCTATATAGCTTAAATAAGTGAGACCAGATATTTTCGCCAAGGTAGGAGTCATCACACACTCTCCAAATCTGAAAATCAAATTTTGCGGATCCCAATAAGTCAGCATCGCCTCCACTAAGTCTGGGCGAGGTGTGATATCAAGAAGGGAAGTTAGGGTGCCCAATTTCTGCATTAACTCATGATGCTCTAACGATGAAAACATTTTCCACCACTTGATCAACTTCCTAGGAATCTTTACCACCATCAGCACTTTGGATCGAATCAGCGGGTTCATACCTGAATAAAGCAAACATGGTTAGCGACTTGGGACACTACGTGATCCCACCACATTTCCTAGTGGACAAATGCAGGACACAACTTGGCTATATTTGCAAAATGGCCTAAGTGGCTGAAAGTGGCTATTAGCGCAAACTTGACAAAGTTGACCCCTAATGCATGAGAAATACTCCATTTAAAGCTTCCATGACTCTAATATCCCGACAATCATGGTCTTAAAAATTACTTTGCGGAAATGGACCCTTTTTTTTGTAAAATGGCTGATGTGGCCAAATGTGGCTAGGGACGCAAATACGACATGGCTGGACCTTAAAGTGATATGACACCGAGTTATAAACTCAAGAGCCTAAGACATGGGTAAATAGCCACTCTTGCGAAAGTAACCCTATTTTGCAAgaatggccgatgtggccaaaagtggctagacatgcaaatttGACAGGAAAGATCTTTAGAATTAAGAGGACACTTTATTGTAGACTCAAGATCCTAAGACAAGAGATAACAAACTACTTTGAGAAAATActtctatttttgcaaaaacggccAATGTGGCCAAATATGGCTATACATAcaagatttggctacgaccctGTAAGCCAAGAACCTAGGACCTACTAGGAAGATCAGActctatgtgggttgcctatatATCACGTCtcaaaagacgagaatcaggttcgcgtagttcgggagaTTAAACATGGGAGGAAGCCTTTAAAAAAATGCGACTAATTTGGAAAAactattattttgtatttttgatgaaaattgaaaaaaaaaatctttttctcctttttttgaatttttgggaaaatgatggaaaatgtaaaatctttttggattttttttttgaatttttggaaaactaTGAAAAAAATGTGAGTGGGCCCTACTTTCTTCATTTTCACCCTTCTTTCCCAAGCATCGGTCCGCCAAATGATCCTTCTACCCT
Proteins encoded in this region:
- the LOC107761339 gene encoding uncharacterized protein LOC107761339; this encodes MNPLIRSKVLMVVKIPRKLIKWWKMFSSLEHHELMQKLGTLTSLLDITPRPDLVEAMLTYWDPQNLIFRFGECVMTPTLAKISGLTYLSYIGKDMILPRDYSRTRFLSDLGLKDNKHLKCLEQSWISLDYLFVRFGPQDSFDVFWDEFCTTKAKWQRHRLEAFRLALLGLLDFPLDERHISTRLQSVVMALFHEKQRKTVTVVPMILAELYRALSEVKGGVRYFEGSNLLLQLWMMDHLHIASLLCPIDRALRDRVICIERRMKSARFTYPVGVTAWIEFLVLRTNGNVLWAYLWLPLDDILVGCLMLPFLMLIGLKCV